From one Anopheles bellator chromosome 1, idAnoBellAS_SP24_06.2, whole genome shotgun sequence genomic stretch:
- the LOC131205856 gene encoding spectrin beta chain isoform X6 encodes MTTDISVVRWDPSQGPGNEFIEDLEYDGGNSSSRLFERSRIKALAEERESVQKKTFTKWVNSHLVRVNSPIKDLYVDMRDGKNLIKLLEVLSGERLPRPTKGKMRIHCLENVDKALQFLREQRVHLENIGSHDIVDGNASLNLGLIWTIILRFQIQDITIEETDNKETKSAKDALLLWCQMKTAGYHNVNVRNFTTSWRDGLAFNAIIHKHRPDLIQFDKLSKTNPIQNLNNAFNVAEEKLGLTKLLDAEDIFVDHPDEKSIITYVVTYYHYFSKLKQETVQGKRIGKVVGIAMDNDRMINEYESLTSELLKWIEVTIVQLGDRHFVNSLAGVQQQLAQFANYRTVEKPPKFVEKGNLEVLLFTLQSKMRANNQKPYTPREGKMISDINKAWERLEKAEHERELALREELIRQEKLEQLAARFNRKATMRETWLSENQRLVSTDNFGFDLAAVEAAAKKHEAIETDIFAYEERVQAVVAVCNELEAEKYHDIERIAARKDNVLRLWNYLLELLRARRMRLEFSIQLQQNFQEMIYILDSMEEIKQRLLTDDYGKHLMGVEDLLQKHSLVEADINVLGDRVKQVVQNSQKFLVDEEDNYKPCDPSIIVDRVQRLEDAYAELCKLAVERRSRLEESRKLWQFYWDMADEENWIKEKEQIVSTDEIGHDLTTVNLLLSKHKALESEIQSHDPQLQAVSEVGDELVRRGHFGADRIDERLKEILSMWNHLRDLTEYRRRRLENAVDYFQLFADADDIDNWMLDALRLVSSEDVGRDEANVQSLLKKHKDVADELKNYAETIEQLRAQADRLTLNEPEQSKVQERLEAIEARYRELMELAKLRKQRLLDALSLYKLISESDGVEQWIGEKERMLDTMVPGKDIEDVEIMKHRYDGFDKEMNANASRVAVVNQLARQLLHVEHPNSEEILMKQNHLNQAWSALREQAEAKRDDLKSAHGVQTFYIECRETISWIEDKKRILTETDSLQMDLTGVMTLQRRLSGMERDLAAIQAKLTALESEADAIEGEHPEEAALIRERVAQIQIIWEQLTQMLKERDSKLEEAGDLHRFLRDLDHFQAWLTKTQTDVASEDTPTSLPEAEKLLNQHQSIREEIDNYTEDYKKMMEYGEGLTSEPSQTEDPQYMFLRERLRALKDGWEELHQMWENRQVLLSQGLDQQLFNRDARQAEVLLSQQEHVLSKDDTPVNLEQAENQLKRHEAFLTTMEANDEKFNTIVQVADQMTSKEHFDADKIGKRAESIAHRRDDNRNRALELHEKLKNQVKLHEFLQDIEELTEWVQEKYITAQDDTYRSAKTVHSKWTRHQAFEAEIAANKERLHEAKKAAQELMVEKPEFKEIIEPKLSDLSKHFDELETSTKEKGALLFDAKREVIVQQSVDDIDSWMDDLEKQIINTDTGSDLTSVNILMQRQQIIQTQMAVKARQVEELDKQTEVLTKTAPQDVVEPIVEKKTAVNARFEKIKAPLLERQRQLEKKKEAFQFRRDVEDEKLWIDEKLPLAASTEYGSSLFNVHVLKKKHQSLNTEIDNHEPRIMTICNNGQKLIDEGHEDAGPYAALISELTQKWQELRDAVEARHRQLDQSEKVQQYFFDAAEAESWMSEQELYMMVEDRGKDETSAQNLMKKHESLEQSVEDYADTIRLLGETARQLTGEQHAYSDQVSVKQSQLDKLYAGLKDLAGERRARLDEALQLFMLSREVDDLEQWITEREVVAGSHELGQDYDHITLLWERFNEFAQDTATVGSERVAKANGIADELIHAGHSDSATIAEWKDGLNEAWQDLLELIETRKAMLAASRELHKFFHDCKDVLGRINEKQHGVSEELGRDAGVVSALQRKHQNFIQDLMTLHAQVQQIQEESLKLQAAYAGEKAREITNREHEVLNAWAHLQGMCEERRGKLADTGDLFKFFNMVRTLMLWMEDVVRQMNTSEKPRDVSGVELLMNNHQSLKAEIDTREDNFSACLALGKELLSRNHYASADIKDRLLQLTNSRNALLHRWEERWENLQLILEVYQFARDAAVAEAWLIAQEPYLMSTELGHTIDEVENLIKKHEAFEKSAAAQEERFSALERLTTFELKEMKRRSEAAEEAERQRLLAEAEARAAAEAEAEAARQAEAAAAARDMADAPGSPHSTKEQESGDPGGADEGAQEGILTRKHEWESTTKKASNRSWDKLYCVARSGRLTFFKDQRSSKSVPEQTFRGEPPLDLKGAQIEIATDYTKKKHVFRIKLSNGGEFLLQCHDDAEMNQWVTALKAQCELDASGEGRSLTLPASSQKDEQKRRSFFTLKKK; translated from the exons ATGACGACTGATATTTCCGTTGTCCGGTGGGACCCGAGCCAGGGTCCCGGCAACGAGTTTATCGAAGATTTGGAATACGACGGAGGAAACTCCAGTTCACGTTTATTCGAACGATCACGCATCAAGGCTCTCGCAG AGGAGCGTGAAAGTGTTCAGAAAAAGACATTCACAAAATGGGTCAACTCGCACCTCGTTCGGGTGAACAGCCCGATCAAAGACCTGTACGTCGATATGCGCGACGGTAAAAACCTGATCAAACTGCTCGAAGTGCTATCGGGCGAGCGTCTACCGCGACCGACCAAGGGCAAGATGCGCATCCACTGCCTCGAGAACGTGGACAAGGCATTGCAGTTCCTGCGCGAGCAGCGCGTCCACCTGGAAAACATTGGTTCGCACGATATCGTCGATGGAAATGCCAGCCTGAATCTGGGTTTGATCTGGACCATCATCCTACGCTTCCAG ATTCAAGACATCACTATCGAGGAAACGGacaacaaagaaacaaagtCCGCCAAGGATGCCCTGCTGCTGTGGTGTCAGATGAAGACGGCCGGCTATCACAATGTGAACGTGCGCAACTTCACCACCTCGTGGCGCGATGGGTTGGCTTTCAATGCGATCATCCACAAGCACCGGCCCGACCTGATACAGTTCGACAAGCTGTCCAAGACGAATCCGATTCAGAACCTTAACAACGCGTTCAACGTGGCGGAAGAGAAGCTCGGTCTCACGAAGCTGCTCGACGCCGAGGACATCTTTGTCGATCATCCGGACGAGAAGTCGATCATCACGTACGTGGTGACGTACTACCACTACTTCAGCAAGCTGAAACAGGAGACGGTTCAGGGCAAGCGTATCGGCAAAGTGGTCGGCATCGCGATGGACAACGATCGGATGATCAACGAGTACGAGTCGCTGACGAGCGAACTGCTGAAGTGGATCGAGGTTACGATCGTCCAGCTAGGTGATCGTCATTTTGTCAACTCACTAGCcggtgtgcagcagcagctggctcAGTTCGCGAACTATCGTACGGTCGAGAAGCCGCCAAAGTTCGTGGAGAAGGGCAACCTCGAGGTTCTGCTGTTTACGCTACAATCGAAGATGCGAGCGAATAACCAGAAACCGTACACGCCCCGCGAAGGCAAGATGATTTCCGACATCAACAAGGCGTGGGAACGGCTGGAGAAGGCCGAGCACGAGCGTGAGCTGGCACTGCGCGAAGAGCTGATCCGGCAGGAGAAGCTGGAGCAGCTGGCGGCTCGCTTCAATCGTAAGGCGACGATGCGCGAAACGTGGCTATCCGAGAACCAGCGGTTGGTGAGCACGGacaattttggtttcgatttggCTGCGGTGGAAGCGGCGGCCAAGAAGCACGAAGCCATCGAGACGGACATCTTCGCGTACGAGGAGCGTGTGcaagcggtggtggcggtgtgcaACGAACTCGAGGCAGAAAAGTACCACGACATCGAGCGTATCGCGGCACGCAAGGACAATGTGCTACGGCTGTGGAACTACCTGCTCGAGTTGCTGCGCGCACGCCGCATGCGgctcgagttctcgattcaaCTGCAGCAAAACTTCCAGGAGATGATCTACATTCTCGACTCAATGGAGGAGATCAAGCAGCGTCTGCTGACGGACGACTACGGCAAGCATCTTATGGGGGTAGAGGACTTGCTGCAGAAACATTCGCTTGTCGAGGCCGACATCAACGTACTAGGCGATCGTGTCAAGCAGGTGGTGCAGAATTCACAAAAATTCCTCGTCGACGAAGAGGACAACTACAAACCGTGCGATCCATCGATCATCGTCGACCGTGTTCAGCGCCTGGAGGATGCGTACGCCGAGCTGTGCAAGCTAGCGGTGGAGCGCCGCTCGCGTCTCGAAGAGAGCCGTAAATTGTGGCAGTTCTACTGGGACATGGCAGACGAGGAGAACTGGATCAAGGAGAAGGAACAAATAGTTTCGACCGACGAGATCGGGCACGATCTGACAACGGTGAACCTGCTGCTATCGAAGCACAAGGCCCTCGAGTCGGAGATTCAATCGCACGATCCGCAACTACAGGCGGTGAGTGAGGTGGGTGATGAGCTGGTGCGCCGAGGACACTTCGGTGCCGATCGCATCGACGAGCGATTGAAGGAGATCCTCTCAATGTGGAACCACTTGCGTGATCTTACCGAGTACCGACGCCGACGGCTCGAGAATGCCGTCGACTACTTCCAGCTCTTTGCTGATGCGGACGACATCGACAACTGGATGTTGGACGCGTTGCGTTTGGTGTCGTCGGAGGACGTCGGCCGAGACGAAGCGAACGTGCAGAGCTTGCTGAAGAAGCACAAGGACGTGGCGGATGAGTTGAAGAATTACGCCGAAACGATCGAGCAGCTGCGCGCACAGGCGGACCGACTGACGCTGAACGAACCGGAGCAGAGCAAGGTGCAGGAGCGGCTAGAGGCAATCGAAGCTCGCTACCGGGAGTTGATGGAGCTGGCGAAGCTGCGCAAACAACGTCTACTCGATGCCCTCAGTCTGTACAAGCTGATCTCCGAGAGCGATGGTGTGGAGCAGTGGATCGGCGAGAAGGAGCGTATGTTAGACACGATGGTGCCTGGCAAGGACATCGAGGATGTTGAAATCATGAAGCATCGTTACGACGGTTTCGACAAGGAAATGAACGCGAACGCATCGCGCGTAGCCGTTGTCAATCAACTCGCTCGTCAGCTGCTGCACGTGGAGCACCCGAACTCGGAGGAAATTCTAATGAAGCAGAACCACCTGAACCAGGCGTGGTCGGCGCTGCGCGAACAGGCCGAGGCCAAGCGGGACGATCTGAAGTCGGCGCACGGTGTACAAACGTTCTACATCGAGTGTCGCGAGACGATCTCGTGGATCGAGGACAAGAAGCGCATCCTCACCGAGACGGACAGCTTGCAGATGGATCTGACCGGTGTGATGACTCTGCAGCGCCGACTGAGCGGTATGGAGCGCGATTTGGCCGCCATTCAGGCGAAGCTTACAGCTCTCGAGAGCGAAGCAGACGCCATCGAGGGTGAGCACCCGGAGGAGGCCGCCCTGATCCGGGAGCGCGTGGCTCAGATTCAAATCATTTGGGAGCAGCTGACGCAGATGCTGAAGGAGCGCGATTCGAAGTTGGAAGAGGCCGGCGATCTGCATCGCTTCCTGCGCGATCTCGATCACTTCCAGGCGTGGCtaacgaaaacacaaaccgatGTGGCATCCGAAGATACGCCAACCTCGCTGCCCGAAGCGGAGAAGCTACTCAATCAGCACCAGAGCATCCGCGAAGAGATTGACAACTACACCGAGGACTACAAGAAGATGATGGAGTACGGCGAAGGTTTGACGTCGGAACCGAGTCAAACGGAAGACCCACAGTACATGTTCTTGCGCGAGCGATTGCGTGCGTTGAAGGACGGATGGGAAGAGTTGCACCAGATGTGGGAAAATCGACAGGTGCTGCTGTCGCAGGGCTTGGACCAACAGCTGTTCAATCGGGACGCTCGGCAGGCGGAGGTTCTACTCAGCCAGCAGGAACACGTTCTCAGCAAGGACGACACGCCGGTTAACCTCGAGCAGGCTGAGAATCAACTGAAGCGTCATGAAGCATTCCTAACGACGATGGAAGCCAATGACGAGAAGTTCAACACGATCGTGCAGGTGGCGGACCAGATGACGAGCAAGGAGCACTTCGACGCGGATAAGATTGGCAAGCGAGCGGAGAGCATTGCCCATCGGCGCGATGACAATCGCAACCGAGCGCTCGAGCTACACGAGAAGCTGAAGAATCAGGTAAAGCTGCACGAGTTCCTGCAGGACATCGAAGAGCTGACCGAGTGGGTGCAGGAAAAGTACATCACCGCGCAGGACGACACGTACCGCAGTGCGAAAACTGTGCACTCCAAGTGGACACGCCACCAGGCGTTCGAGGCTGAGATTGCGGCTAACAAGGAGCGACTGCACGAGGCGAAAAAGGCCGCCCAGGAGCTGATGGTGGAGAAGCCCGAGTTCAAGGAGATCATCGAACCGAAGCTGAGCGACCTGTCGAAGCACTTCGATGAGCTGGAAACGAGCACGAAAGAGAAGGGTGCGCTACTGTTCGATGCTAAGCGCGAGGTGATCGTGCAGCAGAGTGTCGACGACATTGACTCGTGGATGGATGACCTTGAGAAGCAGATTAtcaacaccgacaccggcagCGATCTGACGTCCGTCAACATCCTAATGCAGAGGCAGCAAATCATCCAAACGCAGATGGCAGTGAAGGCCCGCCAGGTCGAAGAGCTTGATAAGCAGACCGAGGTCCTGACCAAGACTGCACCGCAGGATGTGGTCGAACCGATTGTCGAGAAGAAGACCGCAGTCAACGCGCGTTTCGAGAAGATCAAGGCCCCGCTGCTCGAACGCCAACGCCAGctagagaagaagaaggaagcgTTCCAGTTCCGGCGCGACGTGGAAGACGAGAAACTATGGATCGACGAGAAGCTTCCGTTGGCCGCGTCGACCGAGTATGGCAGCTCGCTGTTTAATGTGCACGTGCTAAAAAAGAAGCACCAGTCGCTCAACACCGAGATCGATAATCACGAGCCACGCATCATGACGATCTGCAACAATGGACAGAAGCTGATCGATGAGGGCCACGAAGATGCTGGACCGTACGCGGCACTGATCAGCGAGCTCACGCAGAAGTGGCAAGAGTTGCGCGATGCCGTCGAAGCACGCCACCGTCAACTCGATCAGTCCGAGAAGGTGCAGCAGTACTTCTTCGATGCGGCCGAAGCGGAATCGTGGATGAGTGAGCAAGAATTGTACATGATGGTGGAGGATCGCGGCAAGGACGAAACGTCGGCCCAAAATTTGATGAAGAAACACGAAAGCCTTGAGCAGTCGGTGGAGGATTACGCGGACACGATTCGTCTGCTGGGTGAGACAGCACGGCAGCTGACGGGCGAGCAGCATGCCTACAGCGATCAGGTGTCGGTGAAGCAATCACAGCTCGATAAACTGTATGCCGGCTTGAAGGATCTGGCCGGCGAACGACGTGCACGGCTCGATGAGGCTCTGCAGCTGTTTATGCTGAGCCGTGAAGTTGATGATCTGGAGCAGTGGATTACGGAGCGGGAAGTGGTTGCAGGATCGCACGAGCTCGGCCAAGATTACGACCACATTACGCTACTGTGGGAACGGTTCAACGAGTTTGCCCAGGATACGGCCACGGTCGGCAGCGAGCGTGTGGCCAAGGCGAACGGTATTGCGGACGAGCTGATCCACGCAGGCCATTCGGACTCGGCGACTATTGCCGAGTGGAAGGACGGCTTGAACGAGGCGTGGCAGGATCTGCTGGAGTTGATTGAAACGCGCAAAGCCATGCTGGCGGCGTCACGCGAACTGCACAAATTCTTCCATGACTGCAAGGACGTTCTGGGACGCATCAATGAGAAGCAGCACGGTGTGTCGGAGGAGCTGGGACGAGATGCCGGCGTCGTGTCGGCGTTGCAGCGCAAACACCAGAACTTTATCCAAGACCTGATGACACTACACGCACAGGTCCAGCAGATCCAGGAGGAATCGCTCAAGCTCCAGGCGGCATACGCTGGCGAGAAGGCCAGGGAGATAACCAACCGCGAGCACGAGGTGCTCAACGCTTGGGCCCACCTGCAGGGTATGTGCGAGGAACGCCGCGGAAAGCTGGCCGACACGGGCGATCTGTTCAAATTCTTCAACATGGTCCGCACGCTAATGCTGTGGATGGAGGACGTGGTGCGTCAGATGAACACATCGGAGAAGCCGCGCGACGTCAGCGGTGTCGAGCTACTGATGAACAACCACCAGAGCCTCAAGGCCGAGATCGACACGCGCGAGGATAACTTCAGTGCGTGCCTGGCCCTTGGCAAGGAACTTTTGTCGCGCAACCACTATGCTTCGGCTGACATTAAGGACCGGCTTCTGCAGCTGACCAACAGCCGAAATGCGCTCCTCCATCGGTGGGAGGAACGCTGGGAGAACTTGCAACTGA TATTGGAGGTGTATCAATTCGCCCGTGATGCGGCCGTCGCCGAAGCATGGCTCATTGCACAGGAACCGTATCTGATGTCGACCGAGCTCGGCCACACGATTGACGAGGTGGAAAATCTAATCAAGAAGCACGAAGCCTTCGAAAAGTCGGCCGCAGCCCAAGAAGAACGCTTCAGCGCTTTGGAGCGATTAACAACG TTTGAGCTCAAGGAAATGAAGCGTCGCTCGGAGGCAGCGGAAGAAGCTGAACGACAACGTTTGCTAGCGGAGGCTGAGGCACGGGCCGCTGCTGAAGCAGAGGCGGAAGCGGCTCGGCAGGCAGaggcagctgctgctgcgcgcgaTATGGCTGATGCTCCCGGATCACCACATTCCACCAAGGAGCAAGAGTCAGGTGA TCCAGGTGGAGCAGACGAGGGCGCACAGGAAGGCATTCTTACGCGAAAACACGAATGGGAGTCTACCACCAAGAAAGCTTCGAACCGTTCCTGGGATAAG TTGTACTGCGTTGCCCGTAGCGGCAGGTTAACATTCTTCAAGGATCAAAGATCATCGAAATCAGTACCGGAACAGACGTTCCGCGGCGAGCCACCGTTGGACCTGAAGGGAGCTCAGATTGAGATCGCTACCGACTACACCAAAAAGAAGCATGTGTTCCGAATCAA GCTATCGAACGGAGGCGAATTCCTGCTACAGTGTCACGATGACGCCGAAATGAATCAATGGGTAACGGCTTTGAAAGCACAATGCGAGCTTGACGCTAGTGGCGAAGGCCGCTCGCTGACGCTACCCGCTTCCTCTCAGAAGGATGAACAGAAGAGACGGTCATTCTTTACACTGAAGAAAAAGTAA